The following are encoded in a window of Halorarum salinum genomic DNA:
- a CDS encoding Rieske (2Fe-2S) protein: MTDDTARIAGVEAVPDDSTLLFTVRDPDGEPTEALLTRLGDGTVVAYRNVCPHWTDVPLDRGEGALVRNGEVVCQKHGATFQLDTGYCDFGPCQGSTLGTLDVRVEDGAVLLAEEGYRFDHLGGHGADSNGTAGGRIDFTGS; encoded by the coding sequence GTGACCGACGACACCGCACGGATCGCCGGAGTCGAGGCGGTTCCAGACGACTCGACGCTGCTGTTCACGGTGCGCGACCCCGACGGCGAACCGACGGAGGCGCTGCTCACGCGACTCGGGGACGGCACGGTGGTGGCGTACCGGAACGTCTGCCCGCACTGGACCGACGTCCCCCTCGACAGGGGTGAGGGCGCGCTGGTCCGGAACGGCGAGGTCGTCTGCCAGAAACACGGCGCCACGTTCCAGTTAGACACCGGATACTGCGACTTCGGCCCCTGCCAGGGATCGACGCTGGGGACGCTCGACGTCAGGGTCGAGGACGGCGCGGTGCTGCTCGCCGAGGAGGGCTACCGGTTCGACCACCTCGGCGGCCACGGCGCCGACTCGAACGGGACCGCCGGGGGTCGCATCGACTTCACGGGGTCGTGA
- a CDS encoding glycoside hydrolase 5 family protein, with the protein MTNHSRRRFLAVAAAVGASGCSTPLGGMGGGDSEDPAGGSGTETPTDLPRRTTSAGTPEPPSGTVDVRGAIYLPARAFNSYQMWSDYDREVIERDLGYAASVNLNAVRTWLCYEHWLEDPEAHGRALEHFLRAADERDIRVLLGVFEGVGEPPTEENLENTNPVDAVGVFSPSGDVVRNPDLWDRPREFVRWVMDRHRDDDRLLAIEIMNEPGWTIQKSFARGMHETLREERGDVPLTVGSTSLANNTDYAEWGVDALQFHYNFPSNAAILNDVLDQATSMQEATSKPVWFAEWQRIRTGRGFHSKVEGDEWQPDYSSMAPHIHRAGVGNFFWTLMVQPAYTVAQRKQGVLVGLFHEDGAVWDLEDARSIKAMSGDPSVDHLEERKEWPEWAAAAEGGT; encoded by the coding sequence GTGACGAACCACAGCCGTCGTCGGTTTCTCGCCGTCGCAGCGGCAGTCGGCGCGAGTGGCTGTTCCACGCCGCTCGGCGGGATGGGGGGCGGGGACTCGGAGGACCCGGCCGGCGGTTCGGGGACGGAAACCCCGACCGATCTCCCCCGGCGGACGACGTCCGCCGGGACGCCCGAACCCCCGTCCGGGACCGTCGACGTTCGCGGGGCGATCTACCTCCCCGCCAGGGCGTTCAACAGCTACCAGATGTGGAGCGACTACGACCGCGAGGTGATAGAGCGCGACCTCGGCTACGCCGCCTCGGTGAACCTGAACGCCGTCCGGACGTGGCTCTGTTACGAGCACTGGCTGGAGGACCCCGAGGCCCACGGCCGGGCGCTCGAGCACTTCCTGCGTGCCGCGGACGAACGGGACATCCGCGTCCTGCTCGGGGTGTTCGAGGGCGTGGGCGAGCCGCCGACCGAGGAGAACCTGGAGAACACGAACCCGGTCGACGCCGTCGGCGTCTTCTCGCCGTCCGGGGACGTCGTCCGCAACCCCGACCTGTGGGACCGACCCCGCGAGTTCGTGCGGTGGGTGATGGACCGCCACCGCGACGACGACCGCCTGCTGGCGATCGAGATCATGAACGAGCCGGGGTGGACCATCCAGAAGTCGTTCGCCCGCGGGATGCACGAGACCCTCCGGGAGGAGCGGGGCGACGTCCCGCTCACGGTCGGGTCGACCAGCCTCGCGAACAACACCGACTACGCGGAGTGGGGGGTCGACGCGCTCCAGTTCCACTACAACTTCCCGTCGAACGCGGCGATCCTGAACGACGTGCTCGACCAGGCGACGTCCATGCAGGAGGCGACCTCGAAGCCCGTCTGGTTCGCGGAGTGGCAGCGCATCCGAACCGGGCGCGGGTTTCACTCGAAGGTCGAGGGCGACGAGTGGCAACCCGACTACTCGTCGATGGCCCCGCACATCCACCGGGCCGGCGTGGGGAACTTCTTCTGGACGCTCATGGTCCAGCCGGCCTACACCGTCGCCCAGCGGAAACAGGGCGTCCTCGTCGGGCTGTTCCACGAGGACGGCGCGGTCTGGGACCTCGAGGACGCCCGGTCGATCAAGGCCATGTCGGGGGACCCGTCCGTCGACCACCTCGAGGAACGGAAGGAGTGGCCCGAGTGGGCCGCCGCCGCGGAGGGCGGCACCTGA
- a CDS encoding shikimate dehydrogenase family protein, with translation MDVYGLIGRPVEHSLSPPMHEAGFEALGLDARYVTFEPTDAAAAVSGAAALGVAGLNVTVPFKEDALAAVDPDDLAARVGAVNTVDLSTDPPTGHNTDVAGVTRAFDHHGVPLDGAAAVVVGAGGAARAAAFALAGTVASLHVANRTPERAERLAADVRDAGATVGDSSGSASDGPTAPTTVSSGGLGTLDDRVPGADVLVNATSVGMESDETPVPAGLLHADLAVLDAVYSPLDTRLLREARDAGARTVDGAWMLLYQGVEAFELWTGEDAPVEAMNAALRAEL, from the coding sequence ATGGACGTGTACGGCCTCATCGGGCGGCCCGTCGAACACTCGCTGTCGCCGCCGATGCACGAGGCGGGGTTCGAGGCGCTCGGGCTCGACGCCCGCTACGTCACCTTCGAGCCGACCGACGCCGCGGCGGCCGTCAGCGGGGCGGCCGCCCTCGGCGTCGCCGGGCTGAACGTCACGGTGCCGTTCAAGGAGGACGCGCTCGCGGCGGTCGACCCGGACGACCTGGCCGCCCGCGTCGGCGCGGTGAACACCGTCGACCTCTCGACGGACCCGCCGACGGGCCACAACACCGACGTCGCCGGCGTGACGCGCGCGTTCGACCACCACGGCGTCCCGCTCGACGGCGCGGCGGCGGTCGTCGTCGGCGCGGGCGGCGCGGCCAGGGCGGCCGCGTTCGCGCTCGCCGGGACGGTCGCCTCGCTCCACGTCGCGAACCGGACGCCCGAGCGCGCGGAACGGCTCGCGGCGGACGTTCGGGACGCCGGGGCGACCGTCGGGGACTCCAGTGGGTCGGCGAGCGACGGGCCGACCGCACCCACGACCGTGAGTTCGGGCGGCCTGGGGACGCTGGACGACCGAGTTCCGGGCGCCGACGTGCTCGTGAACGCGACGAGCGTCGGGATGGAGTCCGACGAGACGCCCGTCCCGGCCGGCCTGCTCCACGCGGACCTGGCGGTGCTCGACGCGGTGTACAGCCCCCTCGACACCCGACTCCTCCGCGAGGCCCGCGACGCGGGCGCGAGAACGGTGGACGGCGCGTGGATGCTCCTCTACCAGGGCGTCGAGGCGTTCGAGCTGTGGACGGGCGAGGACGCCCCGGTCGAGGCCATGAACGCCGCGCTGCGGGCCGAACTGTAG
- a CDS encoding aminotransferase class IV, with protein sequence MTDALRYHVDGDLVPADEASVSVRDRGFRYGDAGFETMRAYGGTVFRWDAHVERLFDTLEALGMPAEDLGLSAIDLRARVRDTLAANDLGDAYVRLSVTRGVDAGFAPPAAADTDPTVVVVVKPLARGGRADRGGKPGWDEPATVQTVKTRRIPDRSLPSDAKTHNYLNNVLARIETRVTDADAALMLDADGAVAECATANVFFVADDAIRTPSLDGPVLPGVTRAEVLDVAAGEGFPVEEGTYAPDDVRRADEAFLTSSVREIRPVATVDGVEIGGGPVTSLLSRLYADRVERECYGDVEGERERGGDGTDREGEDPAAD encoded by the coding sequence ATGACTGACGCGCTCCGCTACCACGTCGACGGGGACCTGGTCCCGGCCGACGAGGCCTCGGTGTCGGTTCGCGACCGGGGGTTCCGCTACGGCGACGCGGGGTTCGAGACGATGCGGGCCTACGGCGGTACGGTGTTCCGGTGGGACGCCCACGTGGAGCGCCTGTTCGACACGCTGGAGGCGCTCGGGATGCCGGCCGAGGACCTGGGCCTCTCGGCCATCGACCTCCGTGCCCGCGTTCGCGACACCCTCGCCGCGAACGACCTCGGGGACGCGTACGTCCGCCTCTCGGTCACCCGAGGGGTCGACGCCGGCTTCGCGCCGCCCGCGGCGGCCGATACCGATCCGACGGTCGTCGTGGTCGTGAAACCGCTCGCGCGCGGCGGCCGGGCGGACCGCGGCGGGAAGCCGGGATGGGACGAACCGGCGACGGTCCAGACGGTGAAGACCAGACGGATTCCCGACCGGTCGCTGCCGAGCGACGCCAAGACGCACAACTACCTGAACAACGTCCTCGCGCGGATCGAGACGCGGGTCACCGACGCGGACGCGGCCCTCATGCTCGACGCCGACGGGGCCGTCGCCGAGTGCGCCACGGCGAACGTCTTCTTCGTCGCCGACGACGCCATCCGCACCCCGTCGCTCGACGGTCCGGTCCTCCCCGGAGTCACCCGCGCGGAGGTCCTCGACGTCGCGGCGGGGGAGGGGTTCCCCGTGGAGGAGGGGACCTACGCCCCGGACGACGTTCGCCGGGCCGACGAGGCGTTCCTCACCTCATCGGTACGCGAGATCCGGCCGGTGGCGACCGTCGACGGCGTCGAAATCGGCGGCGGGCCGGTCACCAGCCTGCTCTCGAGGCTGTACGCCGACCGCGTCGAGCGGGAGTGCTACGGCGACGTGGAGGGCGAGCGCGAACGCGGGGGCGACGGGACCGACCGGGAGGGGGAGGACCCGGCAGCCGACTGA
- a CDS encoding GtrA family protein has product MTGDGDRGGGGSGEGVGDGGTSTVGGDGRVEDGTSRALATLASRARIGQFVSVGVAGATVETLVVAVLTAGVLAGLAVAPLAAKAVGAEASITLMFLLNDRYTFSGEGAAGLAAVGRRWARSHLVRLGGLTVAFVVLWLLTARTDVSLVVAGADFWPTVANAVGIGTGMVLNYVAESVFTWRVLD; this is encoded by the coding sequence ATGACCGGCGACGGGGACCGCGGCGGCGGCGGGAGCGGCGAGGGGGTCGGCGACGGGGGCACCTCGACCGTCGGGGGCGACGGCCGCGTCGAGGACGGCACCTCGCGCGCGCTCGCGACGCTCGCCTCCCGGGCCCGCATCGGCCAGTTCGTCTCGGTCGGGGTCGCGGGCGCGACCGTCGAGACGCTCGTCGTCGCGGTGCTCACCGCGGGGGTCCTCGCCGGCCTCGCCGTCGCGCCGCTGGCGGCCAAGGCCGTCGGCGCGGAGGCGTCCATCACGCTGATGTTCCTGCTGAACGACCGCTACACCTTCTCGGGGGAGGGTGCGGCGGGCCTAGCCGCGGTCGGCCGCCGGTGGGCGCGCTCGCACCTCGTCCGGCTCGGCGGGCTGACGGTCGCGTTCGTCGTGCTCTGGCTGCTGACCGCCCGGACGGACGTCAGCCTCGTCGTCGCGGGCGCGGACTTCTGGCCCACCGTCGCAAACGCCGTCGGCATCGGCACCGGCATGGTCCTCAACTACGTCGCCGAGAGCGTGTTCACCTGGCGCGTGCTCGACTGA
- a CDS encoding helix-hairpin-helix domain-containing protein — protein sequence MLRKIKRLLGIGRSSEDRPSDETSVTVERERGTGVEPDAESEAAVKGAETADEAGSEDDEGAGETDVEAGTAGEDVEDETTGQESAGEEETDEEEAIEEETDEEEVDEPVAAETDAAASTESMLDEEAANEEAAARAEPGEAAGPETEDVSTDVDEGTPEAEDAAPEADEAPSGAGVPVEEIKGIGPAYAEQLADIGIETVADLAAADAAEIAAETTASESRVRRWIDRANEDRE from the coding sequence ATGCTACGGAAAATCAAGCGCCTGCTGGGCATCGGGCGCTCGTCCGAGGACCGGCCGTCGGACGAGACGTCGGTGACCGTCGAACGGGAGCGGGGGACCGGTGTCGAGCCCGATGCGGAGTCGGAAGCCGCCGTGAAAGGGGCCGAGACGGCCGACGAGGCGGGTTCCGAGGACGACGAGGGCGCGGGAGAGACCGACGTCGAGGCCGGGACGGCCGGCGAGGACGTCGAGGACGAGACGACGGGCCAGGAGAGTGCGGGCGAAGAGGAGACGGACGAGGAGGAAGCGATCGAAGAGGAGACGGACGAGGAGGAGGTCGACGAACCGGTCGCGGCCGAGACGGACGCGGCCGCCTCCACCGAGTCGATGCTGGACGAGGAGGCCGCGAACGAGGAGGCGGCCGCGAGAGCCGAACCCGGCGAGGCGGCCGGCCCGGAGACGGAGGACGTCTCGACCGACGTCGACGAGGGCACGCCCGAAGCCGAGGACGCCGCGCCGGAGGCCGACGAGGCGCCGTCGGGCGCCGGCGTCCCGGTCGAGGAGATCAAGGGGATCGGGCCGGCCTACGCGGAGCAACTCGCCGACATCGGCATCGAGACCGTCGCCGACCTCGCGGCGGCGGACGCCGCCGAGATCGCCGCGGAGACGACCGCCTCGGAGTCCCGCGTCCGGCGGTGGATCGACCGCGCGAACGAGGACCGGGAGTAG
- a CDS encoding glycosyltransferase, whose protein sequence is MSPSVGVVVPAYDPSPERLRAYLRDVRDVLDPDELRVELDAPAPGQPASLDLPPDVDCAVAGRRRGKGAAVTAGFEALSTDVLAFADADGATPAASLSDAVSRVTAGDADLAVGSRRHPHADVRSHQTFARRFLGDGFAWVARRLLEAELYDYQCGAKAITADAWVRIRNHLYEPGFAWDIELVAVAAALDNEVAEVPVTWEDQPGSTVAPVRDTLDMGRGLLVARHRARLIRNDRLHRLLDREGAIALVEQSGEDPDPGSDPR, encoded by the coding sequence ATGTCGCCGTCCGTCGGCGTCGTCGTCCCCGCCTACGACCCCTCGCCCGAGCGGTTGCGCGCCTACCTCCGGGACGTCCGGGACGTGCTCGACCCGGACGAGCTACGGGTCGAACTCGACGCGCCCGCGCCCGGCCAGCCCGCGTCGCTCGACCTGCCGCCCGACGTGGACTGCGCCGTCGCCGGCCGCCGCCGCGGGAAGGGCGCGGCCGTGACGGCCGGGTTCGAGGCGCTCTCGACCGACGTGCTCGCGTTCGCCGACGCCGACGGCGCGACGCCGGCCGCGTCGCTCTCCGACGCCGTCTCGCGGGTGACCGCCGGCGACGCCGACCTCGCAGTGGGTTCCCGCCGCCATCCGCACGCGGACGTGCGGTCCCACCAGACGTTCGCCCGGCGCTTCCTCGGCGACGGCTTCGCCTGGGTCGCGCGCCGCCTGCTCGAAGCCGAGCTGTACGACTACCAGTGCGGCGCGAAGGCGATCACCGCCGACGCGTGGGTCCGCATCCGGAACCACCTGTACGAGCCCGGGTTCGCCTGGGACATCGAACTCGTCGCGGTCGCCGCCGCCCTGGACAACGAGGTCGCGGAGGTGCCGGTGACGTGGGAGGACCAGCCGGGTTCGACGGTCGCGCCCGTGCGCGACACCCTCGACATGGGCCGGGGGCTGCTCGTCGCGCGCCACCGAGCGCGGCTCATCCGGAACGACCGACTGCACCGCCTGCTGGACCGCGAGGGCGCCATCGCGCTCGTCGAGCAGTCGGGCGAGGACCCCGACCCGGGGAGCGACCCGCGATGA
- a CDS encoding calcium/sodium antiporter, with product MYDLSAATAAATLEVNTGWNWLATAATSESALVTLVGVVLLYLGAESLVKGASGLSSDLGMRAAVAGVTVVAFATTAPELVVGVLSGLDYGATLGLGAIIGSNVANIGLVLGLSALVRPMDVSGETLRRHVPFMALAALLLVGLGLDGTLDRVDGALFLVVLGGFTYVLLNAADDPGAAPTDADRVAADGGSPDDVATDGGSSGSDGALAGGPAALDRLTAPVPVAGRRVRPLDLVLVLVGLVLLVAGAQRLIEGGRTTLYYLGATDRFVGLTVLAFGTSLPELAASLISAARGEAEFSVGNVVGSNIYNVLAVLGVLALLTPVAVPASTGAFDFPMLLAFTVGAIALMARGSRVTRLDGLVLVVAYVCFFSLLL from the coding sequence ATGTACGACCTCTCGGCCGCGACAGCGGCCGCGACGCTGGAGGTGAACACCGGCTGGAACTGGCTCGCGACCGCGGCGACGAGCGAGTCCGCCCTCGTCACCCTCGTCGGGGTGGTGTTGCTGTACCTGGGGGCGGAGTCGCTCGTCAAGGGGGCCTCGGGACTCTCGTCCGACCTCGGGATGCGGGCGGCCGTCGCGGGCGTGACGGTCGTCGCGTTCGCCACGACCGCGCCGGAACTGGTCGTCGGAGTCCTGAGCGGGCTGGACTACGGCGCGACGCTGGGGCTCGGCGCCATCATCGGCTCGAACGTCGCCAACATCGGGCTGGTGCTCGGCCTCTCCGCGCTGGTCCGCCCGATGGACGTGTCGGGGGAGACGCTCCGGCGCCACGTCCCGTTCATGGCGCTGGCGGCGCTGCTGCTCGTCGGCCTCGGACTCGACGGGACGCTCGACCGGGTCGACGGCGCGCTGTTCCTCGTCGTCCTCGGCGGGTTCACCTACGTGCTGCTCAACGCCGCCGACGACCCCGGCGCCGCGCCGACGGACGCGGACCGCGTGGCCGCGGACGGCGGGTCGCCGGACGACGTGGCCACCGACGGGGGTTCGTCCGGGAGCGACGGCGCCCTCGCCGGCGGGCCCGCCGCGCTCGACCGGCTGACCGCTCCCGTCCCGGTCGCCGGACGGCGCGTCCGGCCACTCGACCTCGTCCTGGTGCTCGTCGGACTGGTCCTGCTCGTCGCGGGCGCCCAGCGGCTCATCGAGGGCGGGCGGACGACCCTCTACTACCTCGGGGCGACGGACCGCTTCGTCGGGCTGACCGTCCTCGCGTTCGGCACGTCGCTGCCCGAACTCGCGGCCTCGCTGATCTCGGCGGCGCGGGGGGAGGCGGAGTTCAGCGTCGGCAACGTCGTCGGCTCGAACATCTACAACGTGCTCGCCGTCCTCGGCGTGCTCGCGCTCCTGACGCCGGTGGCCGTTCCCGCGTCCACCGGCGCGTTCGACTTCCCGATGCTGCTCGCGTTCACGGTCGGCGCGATCGCGCTCATGGCCCGCGGGTCGCGGGTGACGCGCCTCGACGGACTGGTGCTCGTGGTCGCGTACGTCTGCTTCTTCTCGCTACTGTTGTAG
- a CDS encoding right-handed parallel beta-helix repeat-containing protein — MSVLLVGSAVALDPAPSRVDAPLDTSSRSDAAGAGADVTRIDECTRITEPGVYVLTTDVEDDQSTRLSETCIRIAADDVVLEGDGHLVDGRGISDTRGVTATGANVTVRNLTVSDWDRGLYYRNVSGGTISGVNATANGFGIDLDRSADVALEDNDVSGNMIGVDLDGSNTGVELDGNRVDGNYLADVNGNETDGNETA, encoded by the coding sequence GTGAGCGTGCTGCTGGTCGGGTCGGCCGTCGCGCTCGACCCGGCCCCGTCACGGGTGGACGCGCCGCTCGACACGTCCTCACGGTCCGACGCGGCGGGGGCGGGGGCCGACGTGACGCGGATCGACGAGTGTACGAGGATCACCGAACCGGGCGTGTACGTCCTCACGACCGACGTCGAGGACGACCAGTCGACGCGCCTCTCGGAGACGTGCATCCGGATCGCGGCGGACGACGTGGTGCTCGAAGGCGACGGCCACCTCGTCGACGGCAGGGGAATCAGCGACACCCGCGGGGTGACCGCGACCGGGGCGAACGTCACCGTTCGGAACCTCACCGTCTCGGACTGGGACCGCGGGCTCTACTACAGGAACGTCTCCGGCGGGACGATCAGCGGCGTGAACGCCACCGCCAACGGGTTCGGGATCGATCTCGACCGCTCCGCCGACGTCGCGCTCGAGGACAACGACGTCTCGGGGAACATGATCGGCGTCGACCTGGACGGGTCGAACACCGGCGTCGAACTCGACGGGAACCGCGTGGACGGGAACTACCTCGCGGACGTCAACGGGAACGAGACGGACGGGAACGAGACGGCGTAG
- the pabB gene encoding aminodeoxychorismate synthase, component I yields MQTVTDRGALQRLAAEAPPGSRVPVEVRVDVPDPFDAYRRAREGPGGVFYETTGGQPGWGVFGVDAAERLTVAPNAVTRDPEHPGHGDYADPSPSLAALQGLLDGETLVRGDCDVPYPCGALGWLSYDVARELEDVPSEAVDDRGLPRLQIAVFETLASWTKSRDSEALLRITSCPRVPSDADEDALDALYDGALAAARDLATRATEGNPAVGPPSVDAEGATFESDCTREAYADRVRRVKEYVRAGDTFQANVSQRLSAPAAVHPVEAYAALREVNPAPYSGLIEFPGVDLVSASPELLLDRRPDDDGTCLETEPIAGTRPRGADPAEDAALEAELTGDDKERAEHAMLVDLERNDLGKVCEYGSVEVPEYRRVDRYSEVMHLVSLVEGVERPDRTLADVVAAVFPGGTVTGAPKPRTMEIIDELEGTRRGPYTGSMGAFGFDGRATLNIVIRTIVRTGDRYHLRVGAGIVHDSVPEAEYEETLDKARALVNAVDEALEAGEMEVEE; encoded by the coding sequence ATGCAGACGGTCACGGACCGCGGGGCGCTCCAGCGGCTCGCGGCCGAGGCGCCACCGGGCTCCCGGGTCCCCGTCGAGGTTCGCGTCGACGTGCCGGACCCGTTCGACGCCTACCGTCGCGCCCGTGAAGGCCCCGGCGGCGTCTTCTACGAGACGACCGGCGGCCAGCCCGGCTGGGGCGTCTTCGGCGTCGACGCGGCCGAGCGGCTGACGGTCGCCCCCAACGCCGTCACCCGCGACCCGGAGCACCCGGGCCACGGCGACTACGCGGACCCCTCCCCCTCGCTCGCCGCCCTCCAGGGACTGCTCGACGGCGAGACGCTCGTCCGGGGCGACTGCGACGTCCCGTACCCCTGCGGCGCGCTCGGCTGGCTCTCCTACGACGTCGCCCGCGAACTGGAGGACGTGCCGAGCGAGGCGGTCGACGACCGCGGGCTCCCGCGTCTCCAGATCGCCGTCTTCGAGACGTTGGCGTCGTGGACGAAGTCCCGGGACTCCGAGGCACTCCTGCGGATCACCTCGTGCCCGCGGGTGCCGTCGGACGCGGATGAGGACGCGCTCGACGCGCTGTACGACGGCGCGCTCGCGGCCGCCCGCGACCTGGCGACGCGCGCCACCGAGGGTAACCCGGCGGTCGGGCCGCCGTCCGTCGACGCCGAGGGCGCGACCTTCGAGAGCGACTGCACCCGGGAGGCGTACGCCGACCGGGTCCGGCGGGTGAAGGAGTACGTCCGGGCCGGCGACACGTTCCAGGCGAACGTGAGCCAGCGGCTCTCGGCGCCAGCGGCGGTCCATCCGGTCGAGGCGTACGCCGCACTGCGCGAAGTGAACCCGGCGCCGTACTCCGGTCTAATCGAGTTCCCTGGCGTCGACCTCGTGAGCGCCAGCCCCGAACTCCTGCTCGACAGGCGGCCCGACGACGACGGGACGTGCCTGGAGACCGAACCGATCGCCGGCACCCGCCCCCGTGGCGCGGACCCGGCGGAGGACGCCGCGTTGGAGGCCGAGTTGACCGGCGACGACAAGGAGCGGGCCGAACACGCGATGCTCGTCGACCTCGAACGTAACGACCTCGGGAAGGTGTGCGAGTACGGGAGCGTCGAGGTCCCCGAGTACCGTCGCGTGGACCGCTACTCCGAGGTGATGCACCTCGTCTCGCTCGTCGAGGGGGTAGAGCGGCCGGACCGGACGCTGGCCGACGTCGTCGCGGCCGTGTTCCCCGGCGGCACCGTCACGGGCGCCCCCAAGCCCCGGACCATGGAGATCATCGACGAACTCGAGGGAACCCGCCGGGGGCCCTACACCGGGTCGATGGGGGCGTTCGGCTTCGACGGCCGGGCGACGCTCAACATCGTCATCCGGACGATCGTCCGGACCGGCGACCGGTACCACCTCCGCGTCGGCGCCGGCATCGTCCACGACTCCGTGCCCGAGGCCGAGTACGAGGAGACGCTGGACAAGGCCCGCGCGCTGGTGAACGCCGTGGACGAGGCGCTGGAGGCCGGGGAGATGGAGGTGGAGGAGTGA
- a CDS encoding anthranilate synthase component II, with the protein MSRILVVDNYDSFSYNLVQYVGELADSVVVRRNDRVDVEGVRDLDPDGVVVSPGPGTPAEAGVSVSIFRELSYPTLGVCLGHQALCAANGAPVVRAPDVVHGKPSRVTHDGRGVFADLPDRIEVGRYHSLCVEREDVPDVLAETARTEDEREVVMAVRHRDRPHVGVQFHPESILTADGKAMVRSFIRLCEDRSADDD; encoded by the coding sequence GTGAGCCGAATCCTCGTCGTCGACAACTACGACTCGTTCTCCTACAACCTCGTGCAGTACGTCGGCGAACTCGCGGACTCCGTCGTCGTCCGGCGGAACGACCGCGTCGACGTCGAAGGGGTCCGCGACCTCGACCCGGACGGCGTCGTCGTCTCGCCCGGCCCCGGAACCCCCGCGGAGGCGGGCGTGTCGGTCTCCATCTTCCGCGAGCTGTCGTACCCGACGCTCGGGGTCTGTCTCGGTCACCAGGCGCTGTGTGCGGCCAACGGCGCGCCGGTCGTACGGGCGCCCGACGTGGTCCACGGGAAACCCTCCCGGGTGACCCACGACGGGCGCGGCGTGTTCGCCGACCTGCCGGACCGGATCGAGGTCGGGCGCTACCACTCGCTGTGCGTCGAGCGGGAGGACGTCCCCGACGTCCTGGCCGAGACCGCCCGTACCGAGGACGAGCGCGAGGTCGTCATGGCCGTCCGGCACCGCGACCGCCCCCACGTCGGCGTCCAGTTCCACCCCGAGAGCATCCTCACCGCGGACGGGAAGGCGATGGTCCGAAGCTTCATCCGCCTGTGCGAGGACCGGTCGGCCGACGATGACTGA